From a region of the Asterias amurensis chromosome 2, ASM3211899v1 genome:
- the LOC139954050 gene encoding uncharacterized protein isoform X2: MMWITERIKRSCFVILLLMVCFCRRVLSTECNITIHINSTNPEGVLSSPSFPGSYDKLPEGYTCWLNLVPDDPTRHLQITFEDFHLSGSLMTSCDSGEIDTLTISSPSRTWVNCGCQRPHVLDLTGQEIRFELLVQAARTSDASSRFYGAKYKYLTLAEYMELRDVYFYSDSTKLDVGNGYKLSEWPANALPTFFNSEFIDVLYYIEAAPGMKISVAADFVTNRVVTSVVVIRDGITSQAAALYEGSLDTKVSVISSQESMYIRWYGLIQDSRVTLRIEVTAFRDPVSANNCGSSDYFYCTNHRCIKTSLTCDSIDNCGDGSDETMDSPEDICHGDNNCNSSPCLNGGTCSPVTKPSCLCPGGYWGDICEFGNSDCESAPCKNGASCQPYSTGPGVHCVCLSGFYGQYCETYMSSGCKTHDECLNDGTCVDGSCFCKENYYGNHCEYYDNTTSNTDYTDLQHTSIMIGAFVGAVCLLSICWLIAMARKRQYDEPNPRIQRIVSVHSRDERGMRPSVTATGAIDLPPTYSDCVNETGTPKVGKRGDVHTITEESLDDTDGDVFTADDEGPPLSPPPAYESVALSEEEEDGISFQVTGSALPDVVNQDRVPQRLTSNHLDTEV, encoded by the exons ATGATGTGGATTACTGAGCGAATCAAGCGAAGCTGCTTTGTCATTCTGCTGCTGATGGTATGCTTTTGTCGGAGAGTTTTAAGTACAG AATGCAACATTACAATTCACATCAATTCCACAAACCCAGAGGGTGTTCTCTCATCACCCTCATTCCCTGGCTCCTATGACAAGCTTCCTGAGGGGTACACCTGCTGGCTCAACTTGGTCCCCGATGACCCTACTAGACATCTACAGATCACATTTGAGGATTTTCATCTGAGTGGTTCACTGATGACATCATGTGACTCTGGGGAAATAGATACACTAACG ataagtTCACCATCAAGAACATGGGTAAACTGTGGTTGTCAACGACCACATGTTTTAGATCTAACGGGCCAAGAGATTCGATTTGAACTTCTTGTGCAGGCAGCTCGGACCAGCGACGCATCCTCCAGGTTTTATGGAGCTAAATACAAGTATCTAACACTAGCAGAGTATATGGAGCTTAGAGATGTCTATTTCT ATTCCGATTCCACCAAACTGGACGTTGGGAACGGCTACAAACTCTCCGAGTGGCCGGCTAATGCCCTTCCCACCTTCTTCAACAGTGAATTCATCGATGTGTTGTATTACATTGAAGCTGCCCCTGGAATGAAGATTAGTGTGGCGGCCGATT TTGTGACTAACAGAGTTGTTACAAGTGTTGTAGTAATCCGAGATGGCATCACCTCGCAAGCAGCTGCTCTCTATGAGGGCTCACTAGATACTAAGGTATCAGTCATCTCTAGTCAGGAGTCTATGTACATCCGATGGTATGGACTCATACAAGACTCAAGGGTAACACTCAGGATTGAAGTCACTGCCTTCAGGGACCCTG TTTCAGCAAATAACTGTGGAAGCTCAGACTATTTTTACTGCACTAATCACCGATGTATAAAGACATCACTAACATGCGACTCCATTGACAACTGTGGCGATGGCTCGGATGAAACTATGGACAGCCCAGAGGACATATGTCATG GTGACAATAACTGCAACAGTTCACCGTGTCTGAATGGTGGAACCTGCTCCCCTGTGACCAAACCGTCGTGTCTTTGCCCAGGTGGATACTGGGGTGACATCTGTGAATTTG GCAATTCTGATTGTGAATCAGCACCCTGTAAAAATGGAGCATCGTGCCAGCCGTATTCAACTGGGCCTGGTGTACACTGTGTATGTCTCAGTGGTTTCTACGGACAATACTGCGAAACAT ACATGTCTAGTGgctgcaagacgcatgatgagTGCTTGAATGATGGAACATGTGTGGATGGAAGTTGTTTCTGTAAAGAGAATTACTACGGAAATCACTGTGAATATTATG ATAACACCACCTCTAATACGGACTACACAGACCTCCAGCATACTAGTATTATGATCGGAGCATTCGTTGGTGCTGTGTGTCTTCTCTCTATCTGTTGGCTGATTGCAATGGCACGCAAACGCCAATACGACGAACCCAACCCAAGGATTCAAAGAATAGTCAGTGTACATAGTAGAG ATGAAAGAGGCATGCGGCCCTCTGTAACTGCAACGGGAGCGATTGATCTCCCACCGACGTATTCCGACTGTGTTAACGAAACAGGAACGCCAAAGGTGGGCAAACGAGGCGATGTTCATACAATAACGGAAGAAAGTTTGGACGACACGGATGGAGA
- the LOC139954050 gene encoding uncharacterized protein isoform X1, with protein MMWITERIKRSCFVILLLMVCFCRRVLSTECNITIHINSTNPEGVLSSPSFPGSYDKLPEGYTCWLNLVPDDPTRHLQITFEDFHLSGSLMTSCDSGEIDTLTISSPSRTWVNCGCQRPHVLDLTGQEIRFELLVQAARTSDASSRFYGAKYKYLTLAEYMELRDVYFYSDSTKLDVGNGYKLSEWPANALPTFFNSEFIDVLYYIEAAPGMKISVAADFVTNRVVTSVVVIRDGITSQAAALYEGSLDTKVSVISSQESMYIRWYGLIQDSRVTLRIEVTAFRDPVSANNCGSSDYFYCTNHRCIKTSLTCDSIDNCGDGSDETMDSPEDICHGDNNCNSSPCLNGGTCSPVTKPSCLCPGGYWGDICEFGNSDCESAPCKNGASCQPYSTGPGVHCVCLSGFYGQYCETYMSSGCKTHDECLNDGTCVDGSCFCKENYYGNHCEYYDINSLNDDNVRGNAEDNTTSNTDYTDLQHTSIMIGAFVGAVCLLSICWLIAMARKRQYDEPNPRIQRIVSVHSRDERGMRPSVTATGAIDLPPTYSDCVNETGTPKVGKRGDVHTITEESLDDTDGDVFTADDEGPPLSPPPAYESVALSEEEEDGISFQVTGSALPDVVNQDRVPQRLTSNHLDTEV; from the exons ATGATGTGGATTACTGAGCGAATCAAGCGAAGCTGCTTTGTCATTCTGCTGCTGATGGTATGCTTTTGTCGGAGAGTTTTAAGTACAG AATGCAACATTACAATTCACATCAATTCCACAAACCCAGAGGGTGTTCTCTCATCACCCTCATTCCCTGGCTCCTATGACAAGCTTCCTGAGGGGTACACCTGCTGGCTCAACTTGGTCCCCGATGACCCTACTAGACATCTACAGATCACATTTGAGGATTTTCATCTGAGTGGTTCACTGATGACATCATGTGACTCTGGGGAAATAGATACACTAACG ataagtTCACCATCAAGAACATGGGTAAACTGTGGTTGTCAACGACCACATGTTTTAGATCTAACGGGCCAAGAGATTCGATTTGAACTTCTTGTGCAGGCAGCTCGGACCAGCGACGCATCCTCCAGGTTTTATGGAGCTAAATACAAGTATCTAACACTAGCAGAGTATATGGAGCTTAGAGATGTCTATTTCT ATTCCGATTCCACCAAACTGGACGTTGGGAACGGCTACAAACTCTCCGAGTGGCCGGCTAATGCCCTTCCCACCTTCTTCAACAGTGAATTCATCGATGTGTTGTATTACATTGAAGCTGCCCCTGGAATGAAGATTAGTGTGGCGGCCGATT TTGTGACTAACAGAGTTGTTACAAGTGTTGTAGTAATCCGAGATGGCATCACCTCGCAAGCAGCTGCTCTCTATGAGGGCTCACTAGATACTAAGGTATCAGTCATCTCTAGTCAGGAGTCTATGTACATCCGATGGTATGGACTCATACAAGACTCAAGGGTAACACTCAGGATTGAAGTCACTGCCTTCAGGGACCCTG TTTCAGCAAATAACTGTGGAAGCTCAGACTATTTTTACTGCACTAATCACCGATGTATAAAGACATCACTAACATGCGACTCCATTGACAACTGTGGCGATGGCTCGGATGAAACTATGGACAGCCCAGAGGACATATGTCATG GTGACAATAACTGCAACAGTTCACCGTGTCTGAATGGTGGAACCTGCTCCCCTGTGACCAAACCGTCGTGTCTTTGCCCAGGTGGATACTGGGGTGACATCTGTGAATTTG GCAATTCTGATTGTGAATCAGCACCCTGTAAAAATGGAGCATCGTGCCAGCCGTATTCAACTGGGCCTGGTGTACACTGTGTATGTCTCAGTGGTTTCTACGGACAATACTGCGAAACAT ACATGTCTAGTGgctgcaagacgcatgatgagTGCTTGAATGATGGAACATGTGTGGATGGAAGTTGTTTCTGTAAAGAGAATTACTACGGAAATCACTGTGAATATTATG ATATTAATTCGCTGAACGATGATAATGTTCGAGGCAATGCTGAAG ATAACACCACCTCTAATACGGACTACACAGACCTCCAGCATACTAGTATTATGATCGGAGCATTCGTTGGTGCTGTGTGTCTTCTCTCTATCTGTTGGCTGATTGCAATGGCACGCAAACGCCAATACGACGAACCCAACCCAAGGATTCAAAGAATAGTCAGTGTACATAGTAGAG ATGAAAGAGGCATGCGGCCCTCTGTAACTGCAACGGGAGCGATTGATCTCCCACCGACGTATTCCGACTGTGTTAACGAAACAGGAACGCCAAAGGTGGGCAAACGAGGCGATGTTCATACAATAACGGAAGAAAGTTTGGACGACACGGATGGAGA